AAAACAATTTGGTAAAGGTTCCATTATGAAACTTGGGGAGCATACTGATCAAAATATATCTACGGTATCAAGTGGATCGCTAGCATTAGATATTGCACTTGGTGTGGGTGGTTATCCACGCGGAAGAATTGTTGAAATTTACGGCCCAGAGAGTTCTGGTAAAACAACAGTAGCGCTACATGCTATTGCAGAAGTTCAAGCACAAGGCGGGACTGCAGCATTTATTGATGCTGAACACGCACTTGACCCAACATATGCTAAAAATTTGGGCGTAAATATTGATGAATTGCTTCTTTCTCAACCAGATACAGGTGAGCAAGCTCTTGAAATTGCTGAAGCGCTTGTCCGTAGTGGTGCAGTAGATATTTTGATTATCGATTCGGTAGCAGCGCTTGTTCCTCGTGCTGAAATTGAAGGCGAAATGGGTGATGCACACGTAGGTTTACAAGCCCGTTTAATGTCTCAAGCATTGCGTAAGCTTTCAGGTGTTATTAACAAATCCAAGACCATTGCCGTTTTCATCAACCAAATCCGTGAAAAAGTTGGCGTTATGTTTGGAAACCCAGAAACAACACCAGGCGGAAGAGCATTGAAATTTTATTCAACAGTGCGTTTAGAAGTCAGACGAGCAGAACAATTAAAACAAGGAACAGAAGTCATTGGGAATAAAACCAAGATAAAAGTAGTCAAAAACAAAGTAGCACCTCCATTTAGAGTCGCAGAAGTGGATATTATGTACGGAGAAGGAATCTCGCGTGAAGGTGAACTTGTTGATATGGCTTCAGAAGTAGATGTTATTAACAAGAGCGGCTCGTGGTATTCCTATAATGAAGAGCGAATTGGTCAAGGACGTGAGAATGCTAAACAATATCTCAGAGAAAATTCAACGATTCGTGACGAGATTTCAAAACGAGTTCGTGAAGAATATGAGATCGATATAGCAAAAGATGTGAATGAAGAGTCAGACGATGAATTTAAGTTACTTGAAGATGAATAATATAAGGTTAAGGGATAGGTTCTTCCAGTAAAGAACCTATCCCTTATTTTTAGTACATTTATTGTTCATTTATGCAAAAATGTAATCGCTTACCCTATATTTATAAAATAATTTAGATTTTGCTCATTCTTTGTTACCCTTTCCTTGACAATGTCAGTTTTGATCTATAGAATTAAATTGTATATTTTACATCGTTATAGAACTAGGTATTTTATCAGTTGTATAGCGTACGTTGGGGAATCCCCTAATGAATGATGAAAAATACACTTGTGCCGAATTTTGTTTTCGGCTACCGACATAATCATAACGAAAATTGAATAGCAAAGGAGGTGTAAGGATGACAATTGCAATCATAATCATCTCCAGCTTGCTTTTCTTAATCGTCGGTTTAGTTGTGGGCTCACTTGTTAATAAATCAAGTACACAAAAGAGACTTGTTGCTGCACGTGGCACTGCTGAATTAATTGTTGAAGATGCGAAGAAGGAAGCAGAAACAACAAAAAAAGAAGCGCTGCTAGAAGCAAAGGAAGAGAGCCATAAGTTACGTACTGAAATCGAAAATGAACTTCGTGGGCGAAGAGTCGAATTACAAAAATCAGAAAATCGCTTATTGCAAAGGGAGGAAAACCTCGACAGGAAAGATACTTCTTTGAGTAAACGAGAAGCTACACTTGAGAAAAAAGAGGAGAATATCAGTAAACGGCAACAACATATTGAAGAGAAGGAAAGCAAAATTGATGAGATGATGCAAAATAGGCAAGCTGAACTAGAGCGAATTTCTGCACTTTCAAAAGATGAAGCTAAACATATCATCCTTAACCAAGTAGAAGAAGAATTGTCCCATGACACTGCTATTATGGTAAAAGAGGCAGAAAATAGAGCCAAAGAAGAGGCTGATAAAAAGGCAAAGAATATTTTGTCACTTGCCATCCAGCGCTCTGCAGCTGACTATGTTGCTGAAACAACCGTATCTGTTGTTTCATTACCAAATGACGAAATGAAGGGTAGAATAATTGGACGTGAAGGACGGAATATTCGGACACTCGAGACATTAACTGGCATTGATTTAATCATTGATGATACACCCGAAGCAGTTATTTTATCAGGATTCGATCCTGTTCGTCGTGAAATTGCACGGATTGCTCTTGAAAAACTTGTTCAAGATGGGCGTATCCATCCAGCTCGAATTGAAGAGATGGTAGATAAGGCACGCAAAGAAGTTGATGAACATATTCGTGAGGTTGGTGAACAAGCAACCTTTGAAGTGGGTATTCATTCTATTCATCCTGATCTGATTAAGATTCTAGGACGTTTGCGTTACCGTACAAGCTATGGACAAAATGTACTTAATCACTCATTAGAAGTTGCAAACTTAGCTGGTATTTTAGCAGGAGAACTTGGCGAAGATGTGACACTTGCTAAACGTGCAGGTCTTTTACATGATATTGGTAAAGCAATTGATCATGAAATTGAAGGTAGTCACGTTGAAATTGGCGTTGAGCTTGCAACAAAATATAAAGAAAATGAAGTGGTTATAAATAGTATTGCTTCACATCATGGTGACACGGATCCAACATCGATTATTGCCGTGTTAGTAGCTGCTGCAGATGCACTTTCTGCTGCAAGACCAGGTGCTCGTAGTGAAACGCTTGAAAACTACATTCGTCGTCTTGAAAAATTAGAAGAGATCTCTGAATCCTATGAAGGTGTTGAGAAATCTTATGCTATCCAAGCGGGGCGTGAGGTACGTATCATGGTAGAACCTGAAGCGATTGACGACCTTGCTTCCTATCGATTAGCGCGCGATATCAGGAAACGAATTGAAGAAGAACTTGATTACCCTGGGCATATCAAGGTAACCGTGATTCGTGAAACACGGGCTGTAGAATATGCAAAATAAGAATATCAAACACACATTCTATTTTTAGAGTGTGTGTTTTCATGTTGTAGAAAACTTGTTTATGGAGATAAGTATTATTTTCCTTCTCCGACAGACATTCGAACAGTATGACAAGAAACACTTGCTTCAATCCAACTTTTTTGTGTAGAATAGACAAGACATAAGAATGGAAGGAAGTTTTAAATGAAACCACGTAAAGTAATGATCATTGGCGCTGGGAACGTAGGTTCAGCAGCAGCTCATGCTTTTATTAATCAAAAATTTATTGAAGAATTAATTTTAGTCGATTTGAATGAGGAACGTGTGATGGGGCATCGTAAAGATTTAGCCGATGCAGCTGCATTTATGCCTGGAAAACTTGATATTTCCGTACGCGCTGCAAGTGACTGCAAAGATGTTGATATTGCGGTTATTACGGTAACAGCAGGTCCACTAAAAGTTGGTCAAACACGTCTTGATGAACTTAAATCTACTTCAAATATTGTTGCCAAAATTATTCCAGAAATGATGAAAGGTGGCTTTAATGGCATTTTTTTAATTGCAACCAATCCATGTGATATTATTACATATCAAGTTTGGAAATTATCTGGCTTACCTAAAGAGCGCGTCATAGGGACTGGTGTCTGGCTTGATACAACTCGTTTACGCCGCATTCTAGCCGAAGAGCTTGATATTGCAGCACAAAGTATCGATGCTTTTATTTTAGGAGAGCACGGGGATTCTCAGTTTCCCGTTTGGTCGCACTCTTCTATCTACGGGAAATCACTTAATGATTATAGTAAAGCAAAACTTGGTGCTCCATTCGATTTAAAAGCAATTGGTGAGAAAGCAAAAAATATGGGATTTGAAATTTATCACCAAAAAGGGTGTACTGAATACGGAATTGGTGGGACAATCGTTGAAATTTGCCACCATATTTTTAGTGGAAGTCAGCGTGCGTTAACGGTTTCTTGCATTCTTTCTGGAGAATATGGTGAAGATGGAATTGCGATAGGTGTCCCAGCTATCCTCACCCAAGATGGTGTGAAAGAAATTATTGAGCTTGAATTGAATGCGTCAGAAAAACAAGCTTTTACCGATTCAGCTCATGTTATTAAAGGGTATATTCAAGCTTTATAATTAGCGATAATAGTATTATGTAAACTAAGATCCCTTAACCTTTTCCATAGCACAAACGTTCGTTTTTATGCTATCATAAATAATAGAGTGTTTGAAAAGAGAGGACGAACTTGATGTATGATTATATAAAAGGTGAAATCACTGAGATTACACCACAAAATATTGTAATTGAAGCAGGACAAATTGGTTATTCAGTTATTACTGGAAATCCATTTTCATTCCAAGTTAATAAGGAAATCATTAAAATTTATTTATATCAAAATGTACGCGAAGATAGCATCACATTATATGGCTTTAAGACAATTGATGAACGCTCATTATTTAAAAAATTACTTAGCGTTTCAGGAATTGGTCCAAAAAGCGCTTTAGCCATTGTTGCAGCTTCTGATGTGAAACAATTAATTACCGCAGTTGAAGCAGAAAATGATGTTTATTTAACTAAATTTCCAAGCGTTGGTAAAAAAACCGCACGCCAAATTATTTTGGATTTAAAAGGAAAGTTAGGAGATATCGTGGTCGATGAAATGACTACAGCGCATACTAAAGCGGAGATAACTGATGGATTAACACCAGAGCTTGAAGAAGCGATTTTAGCACTTGAAGCTCTTGGTTATAGCCCGCGTGAATTGAAGAAAGTATTATCTAAACTAAGTGAAAAGGCGTTGTCAAGTGACGAGTATATTAAATTAGCCTTGAAGTTGATGACAAAGTAAGAGGGAGGAACGTGGTATGGATGAACGAATTGTTTCCGGCGAAAACGTTAATCAGGAAGAAGTATTCTTTGAAACGAGTTTGCGTCCACAATTTCTTTCTGAATATATTGGACAAGAAAAAGTAAAACATAACTTAGCGATCTTTATTGAAGCAGCAAAAATGCGGGAAGAATCACTTGATCATGTGCTTCTTTACGGGCCTCCTGGTCTTGGAAAAACGACGCTTGCGATGGTTATAGCTAAGGAAATGGGTTCTGAGATTAAAACAACGAGTGGTCCTGCCATTGAACGTCCAGGCGATTTAGCAACCATCTTAACCTCACTTGAAGCTGGTGATGTGCTTTTTATTGATGAAATCCACCGGTTAACAAAATCTGTTGAAGAAATTTTATATCCAGCAATGGAAGATTACTGCCTTGATATCGTGATTGGAAATGGTCCAACTGCGCGCTCTGTTCGCCTTGATTTGCCACCATTCACTCTCGTTGGTGCTACTACACGAGCAGGTCAATTATCTGCTCCACTACGTGACAGATTTGGTGTGGTTGATCATTTAGAATTTTATAATGAAACGGAGCTTCAAAATATTGTTTTAAGAACGGCAGCGATTTTAAATACCGAAATTAATTCAGATGGTGCACTTGAAATTGCTAGACGCTCACGCGGGACCCCAAGGATTGCGAATCGTTTACTTAAACGGGTGCGTGATTTTGCCCAAGTAAAAGGAAATGGTCTTGTTTCTTTTGAGATGGCGCGCGAGGCGTTAACCTTGTTACAAGTCGATCCAAGAGGTCTCGATACGATTGATCAAAAATTATTAAAAACAATTATCCAAGCTTTTCGCGGTGGGCCTGTTGGACTGGATACAATTTCTGCAAGCATCGGTGAAGAACGTGAAACCATTGAAGATATGCACGAACCATATCTTCTCCAAATTGGATTTTTACAACGGACACCTCGCGGGCGGCTCGCTACAGATGCTGCATACAAGCATCTTGGAATTCCAAATGAAAAAGGTGTTTAATGATGAGAGTTGAAGATTTTGATTTTGATTTACCAGAAGAACTAATTGCTCAAACACCACTACAAGATCGTTCTTCTAGTCGTTTGATGGTTTTAAATAAAAAAACAGGAGCGATCAAAGACCAAGCATTTACGAACATTCTTGATTATCTTACTCCGGGTGATGCACTTGTTTTAAATGATACACGCGTCTTACCAGCGCGTCTTTATGGTATAAAAGAAGAAACCGGCGCGCGTGTTGAAGTTCTTCTTTTAAAGCCGCTTGAAAACGGAGCATATGAAACACTAGCCAAACCAGCAAAACGCGTTCATGTTGGGAACGAAATCATTTTTGGAAATGGTGAATTACGCGCGGTTTGTACAGAAGAGTTAGAACATGGAGGCCGTGTTTTTGAATTTCATTACGAAGGAATCTTTTATGAGGTTTTAGAAAAACTTGGTAAAATGCCACTTCCACCCTATATCAAAGAACAGCTTGAGGATCAAGATCGCTATCAAACGGTTTATGCAAAAGACATGGGTTCAGCAGCAGCACCTACCGCAGGACTTCATTTTACAGAAGAGTTGCTAGAAAAAATAAAGCAAAAAGGCATTTCCATCAATTTCGTTACATTACACGTGGGATTAGGTACTTTTCGTCCGGTAGATGTTGCTGATACAAGTGAACATAAGATGCATGCTGAATTTTATCGTTTAACAGAAGAGGTGGCTGAAGAATTGACGCGTGTTAAAAAACAGGGTGGCAAAATTATTGCTGTTGGGACGACATCGATTCGCACACTAGAAACGATTGCAACAAAGCATGATGGTCATCTTGTTGCTGATTCTGGGTGGACGGATATTTTTATTGCACCGGGGTATGAATTTAAAGCAGTTGATGCGCTCATCACGAATTTTCATTTGCCGAAATCAACATTAATTATGCTTGTATCTGCTTTATCAACACGCGAAAATATTTTAAATGCCTATAAGCATGCCGTTTCTGAAAAATACCGCTTTTTTAGTTTTGGCGATGCAATGTTGATTTACTAAAAAAACAATGAATAAAAGACTTGTGTTCTGTGCTTTTTTTCGATATGCTAGAAATTAGAGTAAATGAGAAAGAGGGAACAAATGACTGCCATTCGTTATGAATTAATCAAAACTGATAAAAAAACGGGCGCACGTCTTGGCAAGCTTCATACACCACACGGGACATTTGATACGCCAATGTTCATGCCAGTGGGAACACTTGCTACAGTAAAAACGATGTCCCCGGAAGAACTAAAACAAATGGGAGCCGGTGTCATTTTAAGCAATACGTATCACTTATGGCTTCGTCCTGGTGAAGACTTAATCAAAGAAGCTGGTGGGCTTCATCGATTTATGAACTGGGATCAGCCCATTTTAACTGATTCAGGTGGGTTTCAGGTTTTTAGTTTGAGCGATATGCGGGACATTAAAGAAGAAGGCGTTCATTTTCGCAATCATTTAAATGGGGACAAGCTTTTTCTTTCACCTGAAAAAGCAATTCAAATTCAAAATGCACTAGGTTCGGACATCATGATGAGTTTTGATGAATGTCCACCTTATCCAGCCACACATGATTATATGAAAAAATCGGTAGAACGGACTTCACGTTGGGCTGAGCGAGGTCTTGCTGCGCATACACGTGCGCATGATCAAGGTTTATTTGGAATCGTACAAGGTGGCGCTTATGAGGACCTACGTAAGCAAAGTGCGCGTGACCTTGTTTCACTAGATTTTCCTGGGTATTCCATTGGTGGGCTTTCGGTCGGGGAGCCAAAAGAGGTTATGAATGAAGTGCTTGAATTTACAACACCTCATTTACCTAGTGATAAGCCACGCTATTTAATGGGTGTAGGTTCGCCTGATTCTTTAATTGATGGTGTGATTCGTGGGATTGACATGTTTGATTGTGTACTACCTACGCGGATTGCTCGTAATGGCACTTGTATGACCTCAAACGGGCGCTTAGTTATTAAAAATGCGAAATTTGCACGTGATTTTCGTCCACTTGATGAAAATTGTGATTGCCATACATGTCGTAATTATTCAAGAGCTTATATTCGCCACTTAATTCGTTGTGAAGAAACATTTGGTATCAGGCTTACAACTTACCATAATTTATATTTTCTGTTAAACTTAATGAAAGATGTCAGAAAAGCAATTTTAGCGGATCGTCTATTTGAATTTCGGGAAGAATTTTTTGAGCAATATGGGTTTAACCGTCCAAATGCGAAAAATTTCTAAATATATTACTGTTAGATAGCTTGAAAGGAGCTGAAATAGTTGGCAAGTTTAGGAGCTTTTATTCCAATAATTTTAATGATTATTTTGTTTTACTTCCTATTGATTCGCCCACAACAAAAGCGACAAAAAGAAGTAGCAAACATGCAAAATTCACTTTCAAAAGGTGATAAAATTATTACAATCGGAGGACTTCATGGTGTTGTTGAGGCTATTGAAGATGGTACGGTTGTTTTAAAATCTGGCAATACGAAATTAACTTTCGATCGAAATGCCATTCGTACTGTGCTTGAAAAAGGAAATAGAGTAGAAGCAAGTACTGAAGAAAAAGCGCCAGAAACAGAACAAAAAGATGAAGAACAGAAATAATTTAAAAACGCTATTCTCCTAGTTAGAATGGCGTTTTTTATATTTTTTATGCAGGTTTAAGTAAAATTATACTTTCCATTTTGTCAATAATTCGATAAAATGAGAATAGTTGATTGTTATATGGGGAGGGGAATTTATGACGGGAGCTTTTGAAAACTGGTATAAGAGGCTGGAACCAGCAATTTTAATTAAAGTAGAAGATTTTCATATCCTTGGTTACCGGGAAATAAAGATGAGTCACATATGGTCCTTTTTAACAGAAGTAAAATGGAGAAATGTTTCACCTCCAAGCCTGCATGAAGGAATTAATGATATTATGCAGATGAACATTGGGCAATTGATGCAGTTTATCACAACACCATCTAAAAAACAGGTGAAACAAAGTTTGTTAGATGAGACGCTTGTTCAAGAAGTTTTAAAGAGCGACGCGGACTGAGTGTTCCATAAGGAGGAAAGATAAGGAAATGGTTAAAAAAGGCAAGTTAATTACTTTCTTTTTAGTCGTGGCGATTGTTTTCGGTGTCGTTTTTGGTACTGCTAAAATGATGCTTGGAAAAATCAATCTCGGACTAGATTTGCAGGGCGGCTTTGAAGTTCTTTATGAAGTGAAGCCTGCAAATGGAAAAGGAAAAGTGGACAGACAAACACTTACTGATACTGTAAGTGCACTTGATCGTCGGATTAACAGCATTGGTGTAGCTGAGCCGTCGATTACAATTGAAGGGAATAATCGTATCCGCGTGCAATTAGCGGGAATTAAAGATCAAAATGAAGCAAGAAAGATGCTTTCAACGACAGCTGAGTTATCTTTTAGAGATGCAAAAGATAACGTAAAGCTAGATGGATCTGATCTCGTTCCTGGTGGCGCTAAACAAGCTTTTGGTCAAAATAATAATCCAATTGTTACGTTAAAATTAAAAAGTGCTGACAAATTTGCTAAAGTAACAAAAGAAATTGCAAATCAAACACCAAACAATCAATTGGTTATTTGGCTAGATTACAAAAAAGGTCAAAAATATGAAACTGAGAAAAGTAAAAAAAATCCGGCTTACTTATCTGCACCTAATGTAAGCAAAGTCATTGATGACAACAATGTTCAAATCGAAGGAAACTTCACTGCAAACGAAGCGAAAAACTTGGCTAATCTCTTAAACTCTGGTGCGCTTCCTGTTAAAATGAATGAGGTTTATTCTACTTCTGTAGGTGCTCAATTTGGACAAGATGCTCTAAATGAAACAGTAATTGCTGGAATCGTCGGCGTGCTAGCAATTTTTGTCTTTATGATTGCTGTTTACCGTTTACCAGGTATCGTTGCATCGATTACACTCATTGCTTATACGTATTTAGTGCTGCTTGTTTTAAGTTTGTTAAATGCAACGTTAACACTTCCGGGGATTGCTGGATTAATTCTAGGAATCGGTATGGCTGTTGATGCCAATGTGATTACCTATGAGCGGATAAAAGAAGAGCTCAAAGTCGGAAGATCAACAAAAGCGGCCTTTGATGTTGGGAGTAAGGAAGCTTTCCGGGCCATTTTGGATGGAAACCTTACGACATTAATTGTTGCTTGTGTCCTCTTTTATTTCGGTACAAGTTCAATTAAAGGCTTTGCAACAGTATTAATCATCAGTATTTTATTAAGCTTCTTAACAGCTGTTTGGGGATCTCGTCTTTTACTTGGCCTTCTTGTTAAAAGCAATGTCCTTAATAATAAACCAGGATTATTTTCTGTTAATAAAAAACAAATTCATAGTCTGCATGATGGCGTAAGCACCTATGACTTGAAAACGCGTTTCGATCGCTTTGACTTTGTAAAACATCATCGTTTGTTCTTAGGTATTTTTACAACCATTACGATTGTTGGTATTATTTTGTTAGCAGTTTTCAAAATGAACCTTGGCATCGACTTTGCAAGTGGTACTCGTGCTGAGATTACTTCAAATGCGAAGATCACACAATCAACGGTTGAAAAAGATCTAAAAGAAATTAATATGCCATCGGATAATATTACATTCCAAGGTAAAAATTCAACAACGGCAGTAATCTCTTATAAAGGCGCATTGAAACAAAATGAAGTAGCTAAATTTAAGTCTTACTTCAGTGATAAATACAAACACGAACCAAGCATTAGCACCGTAACACCAACAGTTGGAAAAGAGCTTGCCAAAAACGGCATTTATGCACTTGCCATCGCTTCTGTTTTAATTGTGTTGTATATTGCGGTCCGCTTTGAGTTTTACATGGGTATTGCAGCGATTCTGTCACTTTTATTTGATGCCTTTACGATCTTCATCTTCTTTAGTATCTTTAGAATTGAAGTAGATTTAACCTTTATTGCAGCAGTTCTGACCGTAATCGGTTATTCGATTAATGACACGATTGTAACAGCTGACCGTGTTCGCGATATCGGTAAGAAAATGAAACGGTACAAAACGAAAGAAGATGTTGCTTTTGCAGTTAACCATGGTTTAAGACAGACATTTACTCGTTCCATCAATACTATTGTGACTGTTTTGATTACCGTTTTAGCACTTGTTATCTTTGGTAATGAATCAATCTTGAGCTTTTCAATCGCTCTTCTTGTGGGATTAATTTCCAGTGTATTCTCGTCCATATTTATGGCGATGCAGCTTTGGTACGTATTTAAATCCCATCAAGTAAATAAAAAAGGGCCACTTGATACAGTGAAGAAAAAGAAAAAACGCAATGCTGGTCAACCAGTTGTATAATTAAAATACATGAACCGGGAACAGAGGTGTTCCCGGTTTTTTTATAAGAGAAGTGGGGGATTTTAAATGAAAATACAATGGCAAGTCGTAACAGGGATTGTTCTTGCTCTCATGATTGCAGTGTTTGCTGTCATTAATACGGATCCAGTAGAAGTGAATTTTTTATTTACTAAAGCAGACTGGCCGCTTATTTTACTTATTCTAGGTTCAGTTTTAATCGGTTGTTTAATCATGTTCTTTTTAAATATCGCAAAAGCAAGACAAGCGAGAAAAGAAGTCAGACAATTGAACGAAGAAATTAACGATTTGAAAAGACAACTCGCAGCTGAAGAAGCACTCGGTATGAAAAAGATTGAACTGGAAAAAAATGAATCGAAGCAAGAATTCTAAAAAGTGAGCGCATTGTTTTAACTCATTACATAGCATACCAATTTTTTTGCTGGCGAAAACAACTAAAAACCGTAAACAATTGGCATTTTCTTATTTTTTCGCTATAATAGGAAAGTTGAAAGGTGGGGAGCAAATGATTGATGCAAAATACTCCTGGAAAATTGATCGAGTAGATGAAAACAAGACCAAACAAGTTAAAGATGCACTTCAAATCGATGAACAGTTAGCAAAAATCCTTTTAAAACGTGGTATAACAACAAAAGATCAATTGGATAAATTTTTGCACCCCGAAAAGTATAGTGGTTACGATCCTTTTTTATTTTTTGAAATGGATAAAGCTGTTTCAAGAATTAACCAAGCTGTTCAAAATAAAGAGCGTATTTTAATTTACGGCGATTACGATGCGGACGGGGTCACGAGTATTGCTGTTCTTCATTATGCACTTAAAAAATTAGGCGCTGCGCCAGACTATTATATCCCCAATCGTTTTACTGAAGGATATGGCCCAAATAAAGCGGCTTTAAAAAAAGCGAAGGATCAAGGGTATCATTTAATTATTACAGTGGATAATGGAATTGCTGCACTTGATGAAATGAAATTTGCAAAAGAAATTGCTTTAGATGTTATTGTGACAGATCATCATGAAGCTCGCGCGGTAATGCCTGAAGCGATTGCTGTTATTCATCCTAAACATCCTAATTCGAAGTATCCGTTTCAAGAGCTTGCTGGCGTTGGTGTAAGTTATAAGCTGGCTCACGCTTTACTTGGAGAAGAACCGACTGAGCTTCTTGACTTGGTTGCTGTTGGAACGGTCGCTGATTTGGTTGCACTAACAGATGAGAATCGTCTTTTTGTTCAAAAAGGACTGATGAAATTGCAGCAAAGTCCTAATTTAGGCCTTCAAGCACTCGCTAAAAAAGCAGGTGTCAAGCTAGAAGGAGTAAGTGAAGAAGCGATTGGATTTGCGCTAGCGCCACGTCTTAATGCTGTTGGGCGTCTTGGTCCTGCTGATGCTTCTTGTGATCTTCTTTTAACAGTCGATGATAACGAAGCCACTTTTTTAGCAGAGAAAATTGATATGGCTAATAAAGAGCGCCGTGAAATAGTGGCAAATATTACAACGGAAGCAACCGCTTTATTAGAAAATAAGAGCGAAATACCGCGCGTTATTGTCCTGGCAAACCCTGATTGGAATCCTGGTGTATTGGGGATTGTTGCTTCACGTATTGTAGAAAAATATAGTCGCCCTACAATTCTTCTTGCAGTTGATGAAGCTACAGGTCTTGCTAAAGGTTCAGGGCGAAGTATCCAAGCGTTCCATTTATATCAAGCATTAGACAAAAATAGAGCACTTTTAGAAGCGTTTGGTGGACACCCAATGGCAGCAGGATTAACAGTTCAAATGGTCCATCTTCAGTCACTCATTGAAAACTTAAATGAACAAGCTAAGCAACTTCATGACGAAGATTTTCGTAAGGAACAATGCATTGAAGCCGAATTAGAATTAAGTACGGTCAGCCTTCCTTTCATAAAACAAATCGAGAAGCTAGCGCCATTTGGTATCTGCAATCCTAAGCCAATCTTTTTATTTAAAGAGATAGAATTTGCGAATACACGAAGGATTGGTGCAGATAAAACCCATTTAAAAACAACGCTTGCTAAAGAAAACAGCCGACT
This DNA window, taken from Listeria sp. PSOL-1, encodes the following:
- the recA gene encoding recombinase RecA; protein product: MNDRQAALEQALKSIEKQFGKGSIMKLGEHTDQNISTVSSGSLALDIALGVGGYPRGRIVEIYGPESSGKTTVALHAIAEVQAQGGTAAFIDAEHALDPTYAKNLGVNIDELLLSQPDTGEQALEIAEALVRSGAVDILIIDSVAALVPRAEIEGEMGDAHVGLQARLMSQALRKLSGVINKSKTIAVFINQIREKVGVMFGNPETTPGGRALKFYSTVRLEVRRAEQLKQGTEVIGNKTKIKVVKNKVAPPFRVAEVDIMYGEGISREGELVDMASEVDVINKSGSWYSYNEERIGQGRENAKQYLRENSTIRDEISKRVREEYEIDIAKDVNEESDDEFKLLEDE
- the rny gene encoding ribonuclease Y, whose product is MTIAIIIISSLLFLIVGLVVGSLVNKSSTQKRLVAARGTAELIVEDAKKEAETTKKEALLEAKEESHKLRTEIENELRGRRVELQKSENRLLQREENLDRKDTSLSKREATLEKKEENISKRQQHIEEKESKIDEMMQNRQAELERISALSKDEAKHIILNQVEEELSHDTAIMVKEAENRAKEEADKKAKNILSLAIQRSAADYVAETTVSVVSLPNDEMKGRIIGREGRNIRTLETLTGIDLIIDDTPEAVILSGFDPVRREIARIALEKLVQDGRIHPARIEEMVDKARKEVDEHIREVGEQATFEVGIHSIHPDLIKILGRLRYRTSYGQNVLNHSLEVANLAGILAGELGEDVTLAKRAGLLHDIGKAIDHEIEGSHVEIGVELATKYKENEVVINSIASHHGDTDPTSIIAVLVAAADALSAARPGARSETLENYIRRLEKLEEISESYEGVEKSYAIQAGREVRIMVEPEAIDDLASYRLARDIRKRIEEELDYPGHIKVTVIRETRAVEYAK
- a CDS encoding L-lactate dehydrogenase codes for the protein MKPRKVMIIGAGNVGSAAAHAFINQKFIEELILVDLNEERVMGHRKDLADAAAFMPGKLDISVRAASDCKDVDIAVITVTAGPLKVGQTRLDELKSTSNIVAKIIPEMMKGGFNGIFLIATNPCDIITYQVWKLSGLPKERVIGTGVWLDTTRLRRILAEELDIAAQSIDAFILGEHGDSQFPVWSHSSIYGKSLNDYSKAKLGAPFDLKAIGEKAKNMGFEIYHQKGCTEYGIGGTIVEICHHIFSGSQRALTVSCILSGEYGEDGIAIGVPAILTQDGVKEIIELELNASEKQAFTDSAHVIKGYIQAL
- the ruvA gene encoding Holliday junction branch migration protein RuvA; amino-acid sequence: MYDYIKGEITEITPQNIVIEAGQIGYSVITGNPFSFQVNKEIIKIYLYQNVREDSITLYGFKTIDERSLFKKLLSVSGIGPKSALAIVAASDVKQLITAVEAENDVYLTKFPSVGKKTARQIILDLKGKLGDIVVDEMTTAHTKAEITDGLTPELEEAILALEALGYSPRELKKVLSKLSEKALSSDEYIKLALKLMTK
- the ruvB gene encoding Holliday junction branch migration DNA helicase RuvB — its product is MDERIVSGENVNQEEVFFETSLRPQFLSEYIGQEKVKHNLAIFIEAAKMREESLDHVLLYGPPGLGKTTLAMVIAKEMGSEIKTTSGPAIERPGDLATILTSLEAGDVLFIDEIHRLTKSVEEILYPAMEDYCLDIVIGNGPTARSVRLDLPPFTLVGATTRAGQLSAPLRDRFGVVDHLEFYNETELQNIVLRTAAILNTEINSDGALEIARRSRGTPRIANRLLKRVRDFAQVKGNGLVSFEMAREALTLLQVDPRGLDTIDQKLLKTIIQAFRGGPVGLDTISASIGEERETIEDMHEPYLLQIGFLQRTPRGRLATDAAYKHLGIPNEKGV
- the queA gene encoding tRNA preQ1(34) S-adenosylmethionine ribosyltransferase-isomerase QueA — its product is MRVEDFDFDLPEELIAQTPLQDRSSSRLMVLNKKTGAIKDQAFTNILDYLTPGDALVLNDTRVLPARLYGIKEETGARVEVLLLKPLENGAYETLAKPAKRVHVGNEIIFGNGELRAVCTEELEHGGRVFEFHYEGIFYEVLEKLGKMPLPPYIKEQLEDQDRYQTVYAKDMGSAAAPTAGLHFTEELLEKIKQKGISINFVTLHVGLGTFRPVDVADTSEHKMHAEFYRLTEEVAEELTRVKKQGGKIIAVGTTSIRTLETIATKHDGHLVADSGWTDIFIAPGYEFKAVDALITNFHLPKSTLIMLVSALSTRENILNAYKHAVSEKYRFFSFGDAMLIY
- the tgt gene encoding tRNA guanosine(34) transglycosylase Tgt, whose product is MTAIRYELIKTDKKTGARLGKLHTPHGTFDTPMFMPVGTLATVKTMSPEELKQMGAGVILSNTYHLWLRPGEDLIKEAGGLHRFMNWDQPILTDSGGFQVFSLSDMRDIKEEGVHFRNHLNGDKLFLSPEKAIQIQNALGSDIMMSFDECPPYPATHDYMKKSVERTSRWAERGLAAHTRAHDQGLFGIVQGGAYEDLRKQSARDLVSLDFPGYSIGGLSVGEPKEVMNEVLEFTTPHLPSDKPRYLMGVGSPDSLIDGVIRGIDMFDCVLPTRIARNGTCMTSNGRLVIKNAKFARDFRPLDENCDCHTCRNYSRAYIRHLIRCEETFGIRLTTYHNLYFLLNLMKDVRKAILADRLFEFREEFFEQYGFNRPNAKNF